From the Rhodospirillaceae bacterium genome, one window contains:
- a CDS encoding 50S ribosomal protein L25/general stress protein Ctc, translating to MVQASTMAAEVRDRAGKGAARATRRAGRVPAVIYGNKEDPKMISVDPIELTQQLHVRGFFARVCEVNLDGEIHRVLPRDIQLDPVTDRPLHVDFMRFSATTRVAVEIRVQINNEEDCPGLRAGGVINIVRHTIEALCRPDDIPDFLTVDLAGLEIGDGVHISSVDLPDGVTPTITDRDFTILTIAAPTILVIEEDEAEEGEEGEEGEEGEEGEEGATEGEETSDDKE from the coding sequence ATGGTTCAAGCATCAACAATGGCCGCCGAAGTGCGTGACCGGGCCGGTAAGGGGGCAGCCCGTGCAACACGTCGTGCAGGTCGCGTTCCTGCCGTAATCTACGGTAATAAAGAAGACCCCAAAATGATCTCAGTGGATCCAATTGAATTGACTCAGCAACTTCACGTTCGAGGCTTCTTTGCCCGGGTCTGCGAAGTCAATTTGGACGGAGAGATACATAGGGTTCTACCCCGTGACATCCAATTGGATCCAGTGACAGACCGTCCCTTGCATGTGGATTTTATGCGTTTCAGCGCGACCACCCGGGTGGCTGTTGAAATTCGGGTTCAAATTAATAATGAGGAAGACTGCCCCGGCCTCCGGGCGGGTGGCGTCATTAATATTGTTCGTCACACGATCGAAGCATTGTGTCGGCCTGACGATATTCCTGATTTTCTGACGGTTGATCTAGCGGGCCTCGAAATTGGCGATGGTGTGCATATCAGTTCGGTTGACTTGCCGGATGGCGTAACGCCCACCATTACCGACCGTGACTTCACCATTCTTACCATTGCGGCACCGACGATCCTTGTGATCGAGGAAGACGAAGCCGAAGAAGGCGAGGAAGGCGAGGAAGGCGAAGAAGGCGAAGAGGGCGAAGAGGGTGCAACCGAGGGCGAAGAAACTTCGGACGACAAGGAATAA
- the ychF gene encoding redox-regulated ATPase YchF, translating to MGFNCGIVGLPNVGKSTLFNALTATAAAEAQNFPFCTIEPNTGRVGIPDSRLDTIAAIANPKKVVPTQLEFVDIAGLVRGASKGEGLGNQFLANIREVDAVLQVVRCFEDENITHVDGSIDPLRDAETIETELMLADLESLEKRVTPLTKKSRGNDKDAIQQLALVERALELLQEGKPARMLDVSNEDAKAFKGLQLLTSKPILYVCNVEEDSAATGNELTKKVAAMAADQGAETVVISARIEEEVAQLDDADEKAEFLETLGLEETGLAQVIRAGYSLLGLITFFTAGPQEVRAWTITDGEKAPQAAGTIHGDFERGFICAETIAYDDFVTLGGEQASKDAGKMRQEGRDYTVHDGDLMLFRFNV from the coding sequence ATGGGTTTTAACTGTGGGATCGTCGGATTGCCGAACGTTGGTAAATCGACACTATTTAATGCGCTCACGGCAACAGCCGCAGCAGAAGCCCAGAACTTTCCTTTTTGTACGATCGAGCCCAACACAGGCCGGGTCGGCATACCGGATTCCAGGCTCGATACCATCGCTGCGATTGCCAACCCGAAGAAGGTCGTGCCGACGCAGTTGGAATTCGTTGATATCGCGGGTTTGGTGCGCGGTGCATCTAAGGGGGAGGGCCTGGGCAATCAATTCCTTGCCAACATCCGCGAAGTCGATGCGGTCCTGCAAGTCGTCCGCTGTTTTGAAGACGAAAACATTACCCATGTCGATGGCAGCATCGATCCACTGCGGGACGCGGAAACCATCGAAACAGAGCTTATGCTGGCTGACCTGGAAAGCCTGGAAAAGCGCGTGACGCCGCTGACTAAAAAGTCACGTGGCAACGACAAAGATGCGATCCAGCAACTGGCCTTGGTCGAACGCGCGTTAGAGCTTCTTCAAGAGGGCAAGCCTGCTCGCATGCTGGACGTCTCCAATGAAGATGCAAAAGCTTTCAAGGGACTGCAATTACTGACGTCAAAACCCATTTTATATGTCTGCAATGTGGAGGAAGACTCAGCAGCCACTGGCAACGAGCTAACAAAAAAAGTCGCCGCCATGGCAGCCGATCAAGGTGCCGAAACCGTGGTCATTTCAGCCCGCATCGAAGAAGAAGTGGCACAATTGGATGATGCCGACGAAAAGGCAGAGTTCTTGGAAACGCTGGGATTGGAAGAAACCGGGCTCGCCCAGGTTATCCGCGCCGGCTACAGCCTTTTAGGCCTGATCACCTTCTTTACCGCAGGCCCCCAGGAAGTCCGCGCCTGGACCATAACCGACGGTGAAAAGGCCCCGCAAGCGGCCGGCACCATCCACGGTGATTTTGAACGCGGCTTTATCTGTGCCGAAACCATCGCCTATGACGACTTCGTCACCCTGGGTGGCGAACAAGCCTCAAAAGACGCCGGAAAAATGCGCCAAGAAGGCCGTGACTATACGGTTCATGACGGTGATCTGATGCTGTTCAGGTTTAATGTTTAA
- a CDS encoding ribose-phosphate pyrophosphokinase — MKILTCNSNRPMAEAISAYLNLPLTKASVRRFSDMEVFVEIQENVRGQDVFVIQSTSYPANDNLMELLVCLDALRRGSARRVTAVVPYFGYARQDRKSGPRTPISAKLVANLITEAGADRVLTMDLHAGQIQGFFDIPVDNLYGSLVFIEDIKQRFDGENLVIVSPDVGGVVRARAFAKPLNAELAIIDKRRERAGVSEVMNIIGDVKDRTCILVDDIVDSAGTLCNAAAALMDAGATSVSAYATHGVLSGGAVARVSSSPMKQLIITDTIQATEAVRISQNVEQLTVAPLMAESLRRISEESSISNLFEL, encoded by the coding sequence ATGAAGATTTTAACTTGTAATAGTAATCGTCCCATGGCCGAGGCGATTTCCGCATATCTCAACCTTCCTTTGACAAAAGCCAGTGTTCGTAGGTTTTCTGACATGGAAGTGTTTGTTGAAATTCAAGAAAATGTTCGAGGCCAGGATGTATTTGTCATTCAGTCCACGTCCTATCCTGCCAACGATAACCTGATGGAACTGCTGGTGTGCCTTGATGCGCTCAGGCGCGGATCGGCCCGGCGTGTCACAGCTGTCGTGCCTTATTTTGGATATGCGCGTCAGGACCGGAAGTCTGGGCCTAGAACGCCGATCTCAGCCAAGTTGGTAGCCAACCTGATTACGGAGGCTGGTGCTGACCGGGTCCTAACCATGGACCTGCACGCGGGCCAAATTCAGGGCTTTTTCGATATTCCCGTGGATAATTTATATGGGTCGTTGGTTTTTATTGAAGACATTAAACAGCGCTTCGACGGTGAAAACCTTGTGATTGTTTCGCCGGACGTTGGCGGTGTTGTTCGGGCGCGGGCCTTTGCCAAGCCTTTGAACGCCGAGCTGGCAATCATTGATAAGCGACGCGAACGCGCCGGGGTCTCCGAAGTCATGAACATCATTGGTGACGTTAAAGACCGGACCTGTATCCTGGTTGACGATATTGTCGATTCGGCAGGAACGCTGTGTAATGCTGCGGCCGCGCTGATGGACGCAGGAGCCACATCCGTGTCGGCCTATGCGACCCACGGGGTGTTATCTGGTGGGGCCGTTGCACGGGTATCATCGTCGCCGATGAAGCAACTCATTATCACCGATACGATCCAAGCGACCGAAGCGGTTCGGATATCTCAGAATGTCGAACAGTTGACCGTGGCGCCGCTGATGGCCGAATCGCTGAGAAGAATTAGCGAAGAATCTTCCATTTCCAATTTATTTGAACTATAA
- a CDS encoding aminoacyl-tRNA hydrolase, which translates to MLLIVGLGNPGSQYSKNRHNIGFMAVDEIVRRHGFGAFRAKFQGELAEGKVGTQKVLALKPMTFMNESGRSVAQAVKFYKIAPEDVIVLHDELDLAAGKLRVKSGGGHGGHNGLRSIHAQIGPDYRRIRLGIGHPGDKSKVTGHVLKDFAKADGEWLEPELEAIADHFDTVINGKDANFMTEVARVMKPQTHKPAPDKKEDD; encoded by the coding sequence ATGTTGCTTATTGTCGGCCTGGGAAATCCCGGAAGCCAGTATTCCAAGAACAGGCACAACATCGGATTCATGGCGGTGGACGAAATTGTCCGCCGCCATGGCTTTGGTGCTTTCCGGGCCAAGTTCCAAGGCGAATTGGCAGAAGGCAAGGTCGGCACACAGAAAGTCTTGGCCCTAAAACCCATGACCTTCATGAACGAATCCGGTCGTTCTGTCGCTCAAGCGGTTAAATTCTATAAAATTGCCCCTGAAGACGTCATTGTCCTGCACGATGAACTTGATTTAGCGGCGGGAAAACTTCGCGTTAAATCGGGTGGGGGGCACGGCGGGCACAACGGCTTGCGCAGTATCCACGCTCAAATAGGACCCGACTATCGACGCATTCGATTGGGCATCGGCCATCCTGGTGATAAATCTAAGGTGACAGGCCATGTGCTCAAAGACTTCGCCAAGGCAGATGGGGAATGGTTGGAACCGGAATTAGAGGCAATTGCAGATCATTTCGATACCGTAATTAATGGCAAAGACGCTAATTTTATGACGGAGGTTGCGCGGGTGATGAAACCTCAGACCCATAAACCAGCCCCCGATAAAAAGGAAGACGACTAA